The genomic window CTGCTCTACCTCTACCAGGCCCCAGGGAGGCGCCTGCGCATGTCCGAGCTGGCCGACTCGGTCCTACTCAGCCTGAGCGGCATCACTCGCCTGGTCGACCGCCTCACCCGGGCCGGGCTCGTGGTGCGCGAGCCGTGCCTGGACGACCGGCGCGGGTTCTTCGCGGTCCTGACCGACGAGGGCCGCATCCGCTTCCGGGAGGCCGCCCGCACCCACCTGGCCGGCATCCGGGCCCACTTCCTGTCCGCCTACGACGACGCCGACGTCGAGGCCATGGCCAAGCTGTGGACGAGCATCCCGCTCGGGCTCGATCGCCCCGGCCACCCGGCGGCCTGGGACCCCGCGACCGGCCGCCCGCCCCCCCGCATCCCCTGAGCCCGAATGCGGGCGCCGTCCAGGCGTAGCTGGCGGGCGTGGTCGCG from Actinomycetes bacterium includes these protein-coding regions:
- a CDS encoding MarR family transcriptional regulator, with the translated sequence MSEQAPGLGPAAGGPTPGSVEPSGSRARGQGAERLSPVELRAWRGFLWTHATVIRQLDAELQAQHQLSLTSYEVLLYLYQAPGRRLRMSELADSVLLSLSGITRLVDRLTRAGLVVREPCLDDRRGFFAVLTDEGRIRFREAARTHLAGIRAHFLSAYDDADVEAMAKLWTSIPLGLDRPGHPAAWDPATGRPPPRIP